One window of Nitrospirae bacterium YQR-1 genomic DNA carries:
- a CDS encoding DUF4912 domain-containing protein, producing the protein MEANSVKTIIGEPKKPEDGHGIGFFVSDSIKYPIVEQYEIPSRYNIDTLVLLPVNEQSIFLYWELTDKLLGANPDSAQLTIKVYEVKAGKKTGNKEIYSTTVTGSVGEIHIDTGEAFRPMAAAIGVDSGGAFKELVKSNQVNIPSFSVLGLKEEFFSNGIISLQAEKPKEEPVAEGGTSEGDNVPMEHKSDVEVFQGRSENFEKEMEIAAQLLDIRNKDTQSIELLFGLLERLRNFSSEDKALLEIIKRFYEARAEDVRLLHLFLEFIKFLGMQDDNKKAILEYFERLKDASAGSGSSEMLNKDKEAGR; encoded by the coding sequence ATGGAAGCAAATTCCGTCAAAACTATAATAGGAGAACCTAAAAAGCCGGAGGACGGCCACGGAATAGGTTTTTTTGTATCAGATTCCATAAAATATCCAATAGTTGAACAATACGAGATTCCTTCCAGATATAATATTGATACCTTAGTGCTGTTGCCGGTTAATGAGCAGAGCATATTTCTATATTGGGAATTAACGGATAAACTGTTGGGGGCAAATCCGGATTCGGCGCAACTGACGATAAAAGTTTATGAGGTGAAAGCCGGTAAGAAAACCGGTAATAAAGAGATATATTCAACAACAGTAACGGGGTCGGTGGGTGAAATACACATAGACACAGGTGAGGCATTCAGGCCGATGGCTGCGGCGATAGGGGTAGATTCCGGCGGTGCATTCAAAGAGCTGGTTAAGTCAAATCAGGTGAATATACCGTCGTTTTCTGTGCTGGGGCTGAAAGAGGAGTTTTTCAGCAACGGGATAATATCACTTCAGGCGGAGAAGCCCAAAGAGGAGCCTGTTGCAGAGGGAGGGACCTCTGAGGGGGATAATGTACCGATGGAGCATAAAAGTGATGTAGAGGTGTTTCAGGGCAGGTCGGAGAATTTCGAGAAAGAGATGGAAATAGCCGCCCAGCTTCTTGATATAAGAAACAAGGATACGCAAAGCATAGAGTTGTTGTTTGGATTATTGGAAAGACTGAGGAATTTCTCCAGTGAGGACAAGGCATTGCTGGAGATAATAAAAAGGTTTTATGAGGCAAGGGCGGAGGATGTACGGTTATTGCATCTTTTCCTTGAGTTTATAAAGTTTTTGGGGATGCAGGATGATAATAAGAAAGCGATTCTTGAGTA